A stretch of the Papaver somniferum cultivar HN1 chromosome 6, ASM357369v1, whole genome shotgun sequence genome encodes the following:
- the LOC113287287 gene encoding ADP-ribosylation factor 1: protein MGLSFGKLFSRLFAKKEMRILMVGLDAAGKTTILYKLKLGEIVTTIPTIGFNVETVEYKNISFTVWDVGGQDKIRPLWRHYFQNTQGLIFVVDSNDRDRVVEARDELHRMLNEDELRDAVLLVFANKQDLPNAMNAAEITDKLGLHSLRQRHWYIQSTCATSGEGLYEGLDWLSNNIANKA from the exons ATGGGTCTGTCATTCGGGAAGCTCTTCAGTCGTCTCTTCGCCAAGAAAGAGATGAGAATATTAATGGTTGGTCTCGATGCTGCTGGTAAAACCACCATACTTTACAAGCTTAAGCTGGGCGAGATCGTAACAACCATTCCCACCATTG GCTTCAATGTAGAGACAGTGGAGTACAAGAACATCAGCTTCACTGTTTGGGATGTTGGAGGCCAAGATAAG ATCAGACCTCTATGGAGGCACTATTTCCAGAACACACAAGGTCTCATCTTCGTTGTCGACAGCAACGACAGGGACCGTGTAGTTGAGGCAAGGGATGAACTCCACAGGATGCTAAATGAG GATGAGTTGAGAGATGCCGTGCTACTTGTTTTCGCAAACAAACAGGATCTGCCAAATGCAATGAATGCTGCTGAAATTACTGATAAACTTGGTCTACATTCCTTACGTCAGAGACACTG GTACATCCAGAGCACTTGCGCTACATCTGGTGAGGGATTGTACGAAGGGCTGGATTGGCTATCCAACAACATTGCAAACAAG GCATAA
- the LOC113287288 gene encoding uncharacterized protein LOC113287288: MAAILSTPAYLKPTQSNIKSFKTHKRLICCCSSLKQTNLHISTTTTTTSNKYNSSIRFPKFVFWAAASEEAIDITSHVEETQTQKLLENEILEDESTQTSNNQIPDTEEKLPSTVSESLRLYKEALASNDVPGIAEIEACLQSLYDEKKVLENKIAALSIEVALEKDRRLRINADFYNFRKRVERERLSLVTNMREEVVESLLPVLDNFERVNSEIKVETDGEKKINNSYQSIFKQYLEILGSLGVVPVDAAGNPYEPTAKYQVESKLNRLLEDFFRALGRVRSGFMKTWIQF, encoded by the exons ATGGCTGCAATCTTAAGTACACCAGCCTATCTCAAACCTACTCAATCGAACATCAAATCCTTTAAAACCCATAAACGTTTAATATGTTGTTGTTCATCACTTAAACAGACCAATCTCCATATATCTACTACTACTACAACTACTTCTAATAAGTATAATTCCTCCATTAGGTTCCCAAAGTTTGTTTTTTGGGCTGCTGCATCTGAAGAAGCTATAGATATCACTAGCCATGTCGAAGAAACTCAAACCCAG AAACTTTTAGAGAATGAAATTTTGGAGGATGAAtcaactcaaacaagtaataatcaAATTCCTGATACTGAAGAAAAATTACCTTCAACTGTTTCAGAGTCGCTAAGGTTATATAAAGAAGCTTTGGCAAGTAATGATGTGCCTGGGATTGCTGAAATAGAGGCCTGCCTTCAATCTCTGTATGATGAGAAAAaggttttggaaaataaaatagctGCATTGTCTATAGAAGTGGCATTGGAAAAGGATCGGAGACTTAGGATAAATGCAGATTTTTATAACTTTCGGAAGAGGGTGGAGAGAGAACGGCTCTCACTGGTGACTAACATGCGGGAGGAAGTGGTGGAAAGTTTGTTACCTGTGCTGGATAACTTCGAGAGAGTTAACTCCGAAATCAAAGTGGAGACTGACGGTGAAAAAAAGATTAATAACAGCTATCAGAGCATTTTCAAACAGTATCTTGAGATATTAGGATCTTTAGGCGTTGTCCCTGTGGATGCAGCTGGGAACCCCTATGAGCCTACG GCAAAATACCAAGTGGAGTCTAAACTTAATCGGCTACTTGAAGATTTTTTCCGAGCACTCGGTCGAGTACGCTCTGGTTTCATGAAGACATGGATACAGTTTTAG